In Malus sylvestris chromosome 16, drMalSylv7.2, whole genome shotgun sequence, the following are encoded in one genomic region:
- the LOC126606194 gene encoding phytochrome-interacting ankyrin-repeat protein 2-like, with translation MGTLRRSLSRRRSFRSSVDMDDRGWTLLHIGCRKGDLKQVRRLLDEGMDVNAAAWGRKSKGVTPLHLAAEGGHLDVMDELLERGANIDARTKGACGWTPLHSAAKERRREAVKFLVENGAFLPDDMYDCRFNPPLHYCPGLEWAYEEMKRLQLESASSGESSCSSEG, from the exons ATGGGCACGCTCAGGCGGAGCTTGTCGCGAAGGCGGTCGTTTAGGTCCAGTGTGGACATGGATGATAGAGGATGGACTCTGCTTCATATTGGTTGTCGAAAGGGCGACCTGAAACAG GTGAGGCGGCTTCTTGACGAGGGAATGGATGTGAATGCTGCTGCTTGGGGTCGCAAATCGAAAGGGGTTACCCCTCTCCACCTAGCTGCTGAGGGTGGTCATTTAGATGTTATGGATGAATTACTTGAGCGTGGAGCTAACATTGATGCCAGAACTAAGGGTGCTTGTGGCT GGACTCCGCTTCACAGTGCAGCCAAAGAGAGGAGGAGGGAAGCAGTGAAATTTCTGGTAGAGAATGGAGCGTTCTTGCCAGATGACATGTATGATTGTCGGTTTAACCCTCCACTCCATTACTGCCCTGGGCTTGAGTGGGCTTACGAGGAGATGAAGCGTCTTCAGCTAGAAAGTGCATCATCGGGGGAGAGCTCTTGCAGCTCTGAAGGCTAA